Within the Sphingobium baderi genome, the region CCGTCACGCGTAAGGAACTAGGACAGGCCATGACGGATTTCCTGTCCGCTTGACTGTATCGCTTCGCTAAGTCACTTTGGCCCCATAGAGACATCTGCAAGGGGCTGTTTCCATGAAAATGCTTGCTTCCATGGCCGTGCTTTCGGCCGCGCTCGTCGTTTCCCCGGCCGTGGCCCAGCAGGAGACGACGCCTCCGGCCACCAACGCCAACGCTTTCCTCGAAAAGGCGGAAAAGGCGATGTTCGATCAGTCATTGGTTCAAAACCATGCGGACTGGATCAATGCCACCTACATCAATGACGATAGCGACGCGCTGGCCGCTTATTTCGGGGCGATCCGCACGCGAATGACAGTGGACTATGCGCTGGAGGCGGCGAAATTCGCGGACGCGCCGGGGCTGAGCGCGGAAACGAAGCGGCGACTGCTGATGCTGCGGACCGCACTGACATTGCCTGCTCCGACGACGTCGGGGGCGGCGGATGAGTTGAACAGCCTCGCGACCAGCCTGCAATCGGCTTATGGCAAGGGAAAAGGGACTTTACGCGGCCAGCCCATCAACGGCAGCGATATCGAAGCCGCCATGGGCACCAGTCGCAACCCCGATGAACTCAAGGAAATGTGGGTGAGTTGGCACGACAATGTCGGCGCGCCGATGCGGCAGGATTATACGGAGCTGGTTTCTATCGCCAATGCCGGAGCGAAAGAACTGGGCTTTGCCGATACGGGAGCTATGTGGCGATCCAAATATGACATGCCGGCCGATGATTTCGCCAAGCTGACCGACAGGATATGGGCGGAAGTGAAGCCGCTCTATAACGATCTGCATTGCTACACCCGCACCAAGCTCAACGAGAAATATGGCAATCCGGTGCAGCCCGACAACGGGCCGATCCGCGCCGACCTATTGGGCAATATGTGGGCGCAGGAATGGGGCAATATCTATGACATTGTTGCGCCCAAGGGCATTGGCGACCTTGGCTATGACATTGGCGACTTGCTGACGGCCAGGGGATATGATCCGATAAAGATGGTGAAGGCGGGCGAAGGCTTTTACAGTTCGCTGGGATTCAAGCCGCTGCCGCAGACATTCTGGGACCGCTCGCAGATCGTAAAGCCGCGGGACCGCGACGTGGTGTGTCATGCTTCGGCATGGGATCTCGATAATAAGGACGACATCCGGATCAAGATGTGCACAAAGGTCAACAGCGACGATTTCGTGACTATCCATCATGAACTGGGCCATAACTATTATCAGCGCGCCTATCAGAACCATCCTTACCTGTATCTGGATGGCGCCAATGACGGCTTCCATGAGGCGATTGGGGATTTCGTCGCGCTGTCGATCACGCCGGATTATCTGGTGAAGATCGGGCTGCTCGATGCAACAAAGGTGCCGGGCCCGGACAAGGATATGGGGCTGCTGCTGCGGCAGGCGATGGACAAGGTAGCCTTCCTGCCCTTTGGCCTGCTGATCGACAAGTGGCGCTGGGGCGTGTTCGACGGGACCATCGCGCCGGATCATTATGAACAGGCGTGGAACGATCTGCGCCGCCAGTATCAGGGCATCGTCCCGCCGGTGTCCCGCGATGAGACGGCGTTCGATCCCGGCGCCAAATTTCATATCCCCGGCAATACGCCCTATACACGGTATTTCCTGGCGCGCGTCCTTCAGTTCCAATTCTATGAGACAGCGTGCAGGCAAGCCGGATGGAAAGGGCCGCTCCATCGCTGTTCTTTTTATGGAAACAAGGCAGTAGGGCAGAAACTTAACACTATGCTCGAAATGGGGGCTTCCAAGCCATGGCCGGATGCGTTGCAGGCTTTCACCGGTCAGCGGGATATATCAGGCAAAGCGTTGCTCGCATATTTTGCGCCTTTGCAGAAATGGTTGCAGGAACAAAATAAAGGAAAGTCTTGCGGCTGGTAATCGTAAAGTAAAGGCATTAATGGGTAGGACCTGTGAACCCTGCCATCATTCTCCTTGCCCTGCTTTTCTTCACCAGTGCGATTATGGCAATCGCTATGGGGATCGCCTGGACGCAATTCGGTCGCCATCGCCATGTGCGAAGCTGGGCGATCGCTTATTGCATATCGGTCGTTCAATGGGCGCTGAACGGCGCTGGACTGTATTTTGGCAGCCCATTGTTGATCAGTATGACGGCGCTGGCAATCATGGCCAGCGCCACCTTCACCTTTATCGGCGTTCGGCAGCGGGCGGGGAGAGCAGTTCCCTGGCGGTGGCTGCTTGTGCCGATCATTCCGTGTGCGATCGTGGGGGTTTATGCGGCTTTGACAAGAAATGGACCGCTACAGGGGATGGCGATCCCCGGATATGCCGGCATCATGATGCTGAGCTCGGCTGCCGCGCTGTGGCCACGGGGCCGCCGCTTCAGCGCGCCGGAAATGGCTTTCTTCGCCCTGCTGTTGCTGTTCGCTGTCTTTGAAGCTTGTCTGGCGACCAGCGCGGGCCTGAACTGGGGAGGACAGCAAGACGCCATGGACAGCTACCGGGTGATCATGGCGTTAGGCTTACCATCAATCTACGTAGGCACCTGCGTTTCGGCCGTGCTCGTCGTCGCGGGGGACCTGGCCCATGAACTGCGCCTCAGGATGCAGCGCGATGTGCTGACCGATGCGCTCAACCGCCTGGGCCTGGAGGCAGCTACCGCGCGCGCAATTGCCAATGCCAAGCGGCATGGTCGTCCGCTGACACTGGTCATTTGCGATTTGGATGGCTTCAAGGCGCTGAATGACAACCATGGTCATATTGCGGGAGACGCGGCCCTGCGGAGTTTCGTCCAACTGGTGACAGCGACGATCCGGCGAGGGGATATTGTGGGCCGCCTGGGTGGCGACGAATTCGGGTTACTTCTGGTGGACAGCGATTCCACCTCGGCCGCTGACGTCATGGAGCGCATTCGCATGGAGATTGGCTGCATGGCATTGCCGCAAGCGCCGCAGGTGAAATTGCAGGCCAGCTTTGGTATCGCGGACCTGCATGAAAAGGACGAATGTCTGGACGATATGGTCGCGCGCGCCGATAGCGCGCTCTATCGGGCCAAGAAGGACGGCAAGGATCGGGTCCGCATCTGGCGTGCAGCCGCCTAACTCCGATCAACGGAAGGGCGGCTCGTTAAAGGCTCTCAATTTGCGGCTGTGCAGCCGGGGGCCTTCCTGACGCAACAGTTCACAGGTTTCTATGCCCACACGCAAATGTCCTGCAATCGCCTCTTCATAGAAGCGATTGGCCTGACCGGGCAGTTTCAGCTCACCATGGATAGGCTTGTCGGAAACGCAGAGCAAAGTTCCATAGGGCACGCGAAACCGATATCCCTGCGCTGCGATGGTCGCCGATTCCATATCTATCCCGACCGCGCGCGAAAGGCTGAAGCGCAGGGCGGAATGGGAATAACGCAATTCCCAATTGCGATCATCGGTGGTCACAACCGTTCCGGTGCGAAGGCGGCGCTTGAAGTCCTCAGGCTTTCCGCCTCCCAAGACGGTTTCTGCGGCTTTTGCGAGGGCGACCTGCACTTCGGCAATGGCAGGAACGGGAATTTCGGGCGGCAGCATCTCGTCCAGCACATGATCGTCGCGAAGATAGGCGTGGGCGAGCACATAATCGCCGATCCGCTGACTGGGGCGCAATCCGCCGCAATGACCGATCATCAGCCACGCTTCCGGGCGCAGAACCGCGAGATGATCGCAGATCGTCTTGGCGTTGGACGGACCCACGCCGATATTGACCAAGGTGATCCCGCTGCGGTCGGGAGCGATCAGGTGATAAGCGGGCATTTGATGCTTGCGCCAGGCGCTGTCGGCTATCATTCGGGCCGGGTCAGCCGTTTCCGGGGTTACATAGACGCTGCCTGCTCCCGAAAGAGCGGTGAAGCGGCTGTCGGGCCGCTGCATTTCTTCGCAGGCCCATGCGACGAATTCATCCACATAGCGATGATAGTTGGTGAACAGGATGTATCGTTGGACATGCTCAGGCGGCGTGCCCGTATAATGCTTCAGGCGCGCTAGAGAAAAGTCCGTCCGCAGGCCGTCGAACAGGGCAAGCGGGCGATCCCCTTCCGCATCAGGCGCAAACAGGCCGTCAGCGATTTCATCCCCGATTTCGGCCAGTTCGGTCGCGGGGAAATAGCGCGCCAGTTCCGTCGGCGGGATGCCGTCCAGCGCGCTGATGTCGAGGCCGTCGAGCACATAGGGAAAAGGGATCTGCTGATCGCTAAGGCCGATGTTCACCTCCACGCCATAGTCGCGGACCAGAAGATCGATTTGTTCGGCGAGATAATCGGCGAACATGGAGGGGCGGGTGATAGTGGTGACATAGCGTCCCGGCTTCGACAGCCGGGCAAAGGATCGTCCGGGCGGAGGCGCGTCGGAATCGCCATTGTGGATGATCCGAAGTTCTGGATAGCAGAAGCGCGGTTTGTCAGCACTGTCGGTGGCCGGCACACTGCCGTCGCGGGCATAGACACGTATCGCTTCACGCAGGTCTTCGATGGATTTCCTGTAAATTCGGTCGAGTTGCGTGACGGCGGCGCGGCCAATGCTTTGTGTCATCGGCTTTGATTACATGAGGGACGTGAAGGAGTGAAGGCAGATGCTCCATCGCCATGCGCTCGCGCTGTTAGAGGCAAGCGCATGGCCGTAGGAAATCAAAGCTGTTCGAGCATATGTTCGGCCGAAGAGAGCTTGAAATCGCCAGGTGCTTCCACATTCAACTGGTCGACGACGCCATCCCGGACCACCATCGAAAAACGCTGGCCGCGCGTGCCCATGCCGAATTTGCTGCCGTCCATGACCAGATCCACGGCTTTGGCGAAATCCCCGTTGCCATCGGCGAGCATCGTGACCTTGCCTTGCGCGCCGGCCGATTTCCCCCATGCATCCATGACGAAAGCGTCGTTGACGGCGGTGCAGGCGACTTCATCGACGCCTTTTTGCTTCAGCGCATCGGCCTTTGCGATGAAGCCGGGCAAATGCTTGGCGGAGCAGGTGGGCGTGAAGGCGCCGGGGACCGAAAATAGTGCAACGGTCCGTCCGGCGAAAAATGCGTCGAAATCGACCTGCTCCGGCCCGTTTTCCGTCATCTTCGCAAATGTAGCAGCGGGAAGGCGCTCGCCTTTTGCTATCGTCATGTCAATCTCTCCTGGCCTGTGAGGAACGGGAGGTCGGCGCTCCCACGGTCGGTGTCAAGGGCAGGGCCGCCACGGAATCTTTCAGGTTGCTTGCCTTGAACTCAGGACAGAGGGGCTTTGGCAATAGGCAAACAGTGCGTATAGTCGGTGCATGGATGACGTACGCTTTTATGGCGGCCAGTTCCTGTTGGCCCTGCCCGGAATGGCGGATTGGCGTTTCAACCATTCCGTAATAGCCCTTTGCGTACATGACGAAAATGGCGCGCTCGGCATTTCCGTGGGGGAGGAAATGGATGGGGTCACTCTGCGCGATCTTCTCGAAAGTTTCGAGATAGACGCTTCCGATGTGCCCGACCGTCCCGTTTTGCGCGGTGGCCCTGT harbors:
- a CDS encoding M2 family metallopeptidase produces the protein MKMLASMAVLSAALVVSPAVAQQETTPPATNANAFLEKAEKAMFDQSLVQNHADWINATYINDDSDALAAYFGAIRTRMTVDYALEAAKFADAPGLSAETKRRLLMLRTALTLPAPTTSGAADELNSLATSLQSAYGKGKGTLRGQPINGSDIEAAMGTSRNPDELKEMWVSWHDNVGAPMRQDYTELVSIANAGAKELGFADTGAMWRSKYDMPADDFAKLTDRIWAEVKPLYNDLHCYTRTKLNEKYGNPVQPDNGPIRADLLGNMWAQEWGNIYDIVAPKGIGDLGYDIGDLLTARGYDPIKMVKAGEGFYSSLGFKPLPQTFWDRSQIVKPRDRDVVCHASAWDLDNKDDIRIKMCTKVNSDDFVTIHHELGHNYYQRAYQNHPYLYLDGANDGFHEAIGDFVALSITPDYLVKIGLLDATKVPGPDKDMGLLLRQAMDKVAFLPFGLLIDKWRWGVFDGTIAPDHYEQAWNDLRRQYQGIVPPVSRDETAFDPGAKFHIPGNTPYTRYFLARVLQFQFYETACRQAGWKGPLHRCSFYGNKAVGQKLNTMLEMGASKPWPDALQAFTGQRDISGKALLAYFAPLQKWLQEQNKGKSCGW
- a CDS encoding AMP nucleosidase; this encodes MTQSIGRAAVTQLDRIYRKSIEDLREAIRVYARDGSVPATDSADKPRFCYPELRIIHNGDSDAPPPGRSFARLSKPGRYVTTITRPSMFADYLAEQIDLLVRDYGVEVNIGLSDQQIPFPYVLDGLDISALDGIPPTELARYFPATELAEIGDEIADGLFAPDAEGDRPLALFDGLRTDFSLARLKHYTGTPPEHVQRYILFTNYHRYVDEFVAWACEEMQRPDSRFTALSGAGSVYVTPETADPARMIADSAWRKHQMPAYHLIAPDRSGITLVNIGVGPSNAKTICDHLAVLRPEAWLMIGHCGGLRPSQRIGDYVLAHAYLRDDHVLDEMLPPEIPVPAIAEVQVALAKAAETVLGGGKPEDFKRRLRTGTVVTTDDRNWELRYSHSALRFSLSRAVGIDMESATIAAQGYRFRVPYGTLLCVSDKPIHGELKLPGQANRFYEEAIAGHLRVGIETCELLRQEGPRLHSRKLRAFNEPPFR
- a CDS encoding peroxiredoxin, whose protein sequence is MTIAKGERLPAATFAKMTENGPEQVDFDAFFAGRTVALFSVPGAFTPTCSAKHLPGFIAKADALKQKGVDEVACTAVNDAFVMDAWGKSAGAQGKVTMLADGNGDFAKAVDLVMDGSKFGMGTRGQRFSMVVRDGVVDQLNVEAPGDFKLSSAEHMLEQL
- a CDS encoding sensor domain-containing diguanylate cyclase, whose product is MNPAIILLALLFFTSAIMAIAMGIAWTQFGRHRHVRSWAIAYCISVVQWALNGAGLYFGSPLLISMTALAIMASATFTFIGVRQRAGRAVPWRWLLVPIIPCAIVGVYAALTRNGPLQGMAIPGYAGIMMLSSAAALWPRGRRFSAPEMAFFALLLLFAVFEACLATSAGLNWGGQQDAMDSYRVIMALGLPSIYVGTCVSAVLVVAGDLAHELRLRMQRDVLTDALNRLGLEAATARAIANAKRHGRPLTLVICDLDGFKALNDNHGHIAGDAALRSFVQLVTATIRRGDIVGRLGGDEFGLLLVDSDSTSAADVMERIRMEIGCMALPQAPQVKLQASFGIADLHEKDECLDDMVARADSALYRAKKDGKDRVRIWRAAA